One segment of Macrotis lagotis isolate mMagLag1 chromosome 1, bilby.v1.9.chrom.fasta, whole genome shotgun sequence DNA contains the following:
- the LOC141491053 gene encoding uncharacterized protein LOC141491053 yields the protein MAKSKNHTTHNQSRKCDRNGIKKPRSRRYESLKGVDPKFLRNMLFAKKHNKKGLKKMQANNAKAIQAQAEAIKALSTKASKAKLLRSKIPKASARRAGHKMATKCPSPRIRIKCPGPRITKPDSKVARTTDAKATKPTDPKAAKAAKPTDPKAAKPTDKVSKSDPKAAKSVTRVTKSDAKAAKPAESKPKDAGGKTASPKPSK from the coding sequence ATGGCCAAGTCTAAGAATCATACCACCCATAATCAATCACGAAAGTGCGACAGGAATGGCATCAAGAAACCTAGGTCACGGAGATACGAGTCTCTGAAAGGGGTTGATCCCAAGTTTCTGAGAAACAtgctctttgccaagaaacacaACAAGAAAGGGTTGAAGAAGATGCAGGCCAACAACGCTAAAGCCATCCAGGCCCAAGCAGAGGCTATCAAAGCCCTGAGCACCAAGGCCTCCAAGGCCAAGCTCCTTAGGTCCAAGATCCCCAAGGCCAGTGCCCGGCGTGCTGGTCACAAGATGGCCACCAAGTGTCCAAGCCCTAGGATCCGCATCAAATGTCCAGGCCCCAGGATCACTAAGCCTGACTCTAAGGTTGCCAGAACCACTGACGCCAAGGCCACCAAGCCCACTGACCCCAAGGCTGCCAAGGCCGCCAAGCCCACTGACCCCAAGGCTGCCAAGCCCACCGACAAGGTCAGTAAGTCTGATCCCAAGGCTGCCAAGTCTGTCACCAGGGTCACCAAGTCTGATGCTAAGGCTGCTAAGCCTGCTGAGTCCAAACCCAAAGATGCTGGAGGTAAAACAGCCAGTCCCAAACCTTCAAAATAG